A region of Chitinophaga horti DNA encodes the following proteins:
- the recF gene encoding DNA replication/repair protein RecF (All proteins in this family for which functions are known are DNA-binding proteins that assist the filamentation of RecA onto DNA for the initiation of recombination or recombinational repair.) has product MLQVRKISLVQFKNYPQRVFGFEKRIVGITGRNGSGKTNLLDAIYYLCFTKSYFTTTEAQNVLYNTNGFRLEGLLERGGSTEKIVCTLKEGKKDVALNDDSYDKFSRHIGQFPAVMIAPDDAEIILGGSEERRRWLDALLCQLNPGYLDHLIAYQKILLQRNGLLKAIAETGHNQDALLEIFDDQLADHGIPVFEARRNFLGPFIPRVQALYDYLSGTHEVVDIKYQSHLHEGDFRKMLIQQQLKDKTLQRTSTGIHRDDLQFLLNGYPMKSSASQGQRKSFLFALKLAQYEVIRQFKQFPPLLLLDDVFEKLDQERVSRLIQLVKSGEYGQVFITDTHADRLLAAFDGDGDIIQLIHM; this is encoded by the coding sequence TTGCTCCAGGTCAGGAAAATATCACTCGTTCAGTTTAAGAATTACCCGCAACGCGTTTTCGGGTTCGAGAAGCGTATTGTGGGCATTACAGGCCGTAACGGCTCAGGTAAAACTAACCTGCTGGATGCTATATATTACCTCTGCTTTACCAAAAGTTACTTCACCACTACCGAGGCGCAAAACGTCCTGTACAATACAAATGGTTTCCGCCTCGAGGGATTACTCGAGCGCGGCGGCAGTACGGAAAAGATCGTTTGCACGCTGAAAGAAGGTAAAAAGGACGTGGCCTTGAACGACGACAGCTACGACAAATTCTCCCGCCACATCGGCCAGTTTCCTGCGGTGATGATCGCCCCGGACGATGCTGAGATCATTCTCGGGGGCAGTGAAGAACGCCGCCGCTGGCTGGATGCCCTGCTCTGCCAGCTCAATCCCGGCTACCTCGACCACCTCATCGCCTATCAGAAGATATTGTTACAACGCAACGGCCTGCTGAAGGCGATCGCCGAAACCGGCCATAACCAGGATGCGCTGCTCGAAATATTCGACGACCAGCTGGCCGACCACGGTATTCCTGTCTTCGAGGCCCGCCGCAACTTCCTGGGACCGTTCATTCCAAGGGTACAGGCGCTGTACGATTATTTGTCAGGCACGCATGAGGTCGTAGATATTAAATACCAGAGCCACCTGCATGAAGGCGACTTTCGTAAAATGTTGATCCAGCAGCAGCTGAAAGATAAAACCCTGCAACGCACGTCTACGGGCATCCATCGCGACGACCTCCAGTTCCTGCTGAATGGCTACCCGATGAAGTCCAGCGCCTCACAGGGACAGCGAAAAAGCTTCCTGTTCGCCTTAAAGCTCGCCCAGTACGAGGTAATCCGCCAATTTAAACAGTTCCCTCCCCTCCTGCTGCTCGACGATGTGTTCGAGAAACTCGACCAGGAAAGGGTGTCGCGGCTAATTCAATTAGTCAAGAGCGGCGAGTACGGACAGGTTTTTATCACCGACACACACGCCGACCGCCTGCTGGCGGCCTTTGACGGCGATGGGGATATTATCCAGCTTATCCACATGTAG
- a CDS encoding DUF721 domain-containing protein, which translates to MRYGITSMGDALRDYLNKSRLKPRLLEVKIQENWGMLMGKTIARYTESIALIDGKLIITTAVGPLNRNSCTRKTRS; encoded by the coding sequence ATGCGTTACGGTATTACAAGTATGGGCGACGCCCTCCGCGATTATCTCAACAAAAGCCGCCTGAAACCCAGGCTGCTCGAAGTAAAGATCCAGGAAAACTGGGGAATGCTTATGGGAAAAACCATCGCCCGTTACACCGAAAGCATTGCCCTCATCGACGGTAAGCTCATCATCACCACCGCCGTAGGCCCCTTAAACAGGAACTCATGTACTCGAAAGACAAGATCGTAA
- a CDS encoding DUF4252 domain-containing protein, with translation MLKRLAICCIAFIACMLSVTSASAQKHVLRDFRKSYWGKGETFTIGLGFVPLRLAGMFIGKNSFEGEGREVKRLLRKIKNIRIHTIENANIASADVADLKTKLVNKRFEPLMEIRDDGSRVEIMSRGSENKLGRVVMLVQDDSEMVMVSLNTKISMNDLAKAAKYFKDMD, from the coding sequence ATGCTTAAAAGATTAGCCATCTGCTGCATCGCCTTCATCGCCTGCATGCTTTCTGTAACCTCTGCCAGCGCGCAAAAACACGTACTTCGCGATTTTCGCAAATCGTATTGGGGCAAAGGTGAAACATTCACCATCGGTTTAGGCTTTGTGCCTTTACGCCTCGCCGGTATGTTTATCGGTAAAAATTCTTTTGAAGGGGAAGGCCGCGAGGTGAAGCGCCTGCTGCGTAAGATCAAAAATATCCGTATTCACACCATCGAAAACGCCAACATCGCATCTGCAGATGTGGCCGACCTGAAAACCAAACTGGTAAACAAACGTTTCGAACCACTGATGGAAATTCGCGACGACGGTAGCCGGGTAGAGATCATGAGCCGCGGCAGCGAAAACAAACTCGGTCGCGTGGTAATGCTCGTACAGGACGACTCCGAAATGGTGATGGTGTCGCTCAACACTAAGATCAGCATGAACGACCTGGCGAAAGCGGCTAAGTATTTTAAGGATATGGATTAA
- a CDS encoding DUF4252 domain-containing protein — protein MKKIIMLLAFTLTTASLWAQSSIDKFYQKYANDESFTVINITPKMFTMFSKVDSNDPDAKKVMQVAKKLTGLRILVNEGGKDANRLFHEASGLLSKDFEELMTIKDKETNLKFMVKENAKGNIAELIMLVGGDEFVALTITGDISLSEISSIAKDMDISGFDKLTAVDKAPKKK, from the coding sequence ATGAAAAAGATAATCATGCTGCTTGCCTTTACCCTCACCACAGCGTCGCTGTGGGCCCAGAGCAGTATCGACAAGTTTTACCAGAAGTACGCCAACGACGAAAGCTTCACCGTCATCAATATCACGCCTAAAATGTTCACTATGTTCAGTAAGGTCGATTCCAACGACCCCGATGCGAAAAAGGTGATGCAGGTAGCGAAGAAACTGACCGGCCTGCGCATCCTGGTGAATGAAGGTGGTAAAGACGCCAACCGGTTGTTCCACGAAGCATCCGGGCTGCTGTCGAAAGACTTTGAAGAGCTGATGACGATTAAGGACAAGGAAACGAACCTTAAGTTCATGGTGAAAGAAAACGCGAAAGGCAATATTGCAGAACTGATCATGCTGGTAGGCGGCGACGAGTTTGTTGCCCTCACCATCACCGGCGACATCAGCCTGAGCGAGATATCTTCTATCGCGAAAGATATGGACATCAGCGGGTTTGATAAACTGACCGCGGTGGACAAAGCACCTAAAAAGAAGTAA
- a CDS encoding RNA polymerase sigma factor, with protein sequence MSLELFLSQVMPVKPKLLRFAYRLLGNEEDAKDIIQDALMKVWHHKERMNELQNLEAWCMRITRNLALDRMKSKKFRQSDDLDHVRELPANTRNPHANMEQSDTMKKVHQVIQSLPEKYRTLIQLRDMDGYAYQEIADILEIDLNEVKVNLHRARKTVREQLQNMHVYGLQ encoded by the coding sequence ATGTCATTAGAACTATTTCTTTCCCAGGTAATGCCCGTAAAGCCAAAGCTGCTACGCTTTGCTTACCGCCTGCTAGGAAATGAGGAAGATGCTAAGGACATCATCCAGGACGCGTTAATGAAAGTGTGGCACCATAAGGAAAGGATGAATGAACTGCAGAACCTTGAAGCCTGGTGCATGCGCATCACACGTAACCTGGCACTGGACCGTATGAAGTCTAAAAAGTTCCGCCAGTCGGACGACCTGGACCATGTGCGGGAGTTGCCGGCCAACACGCGGAACCCGCACGCGAACATGGAACAAAGCGATACGATGAAAAAAGTTCATCAGGTAATACAATCGCTGCCGGAAAAATACCGTACCCTCATCCAGCTTCGGGATATGGACGGTTACGCTTACCAGGAAATAGCAGACATCCTGGAGATAGACCTGAACGAAGTGAAAGTTAATTTGCACCGCGCCCGTAAAACGGTACGCGAGCAGCTACAAAACATGCATGTATATGGATTACAATAA